The window GAGAGCCCCGCGGCGGAGGTCGTCGAAGGACCGCGGGGTCGGGCTGGGCGCGGGCGGCGCGGAAGCGGGCGCCGTGGCGCGCGGCGCAGGCTGCACGAACGGAGCGGAACGCGCCGGATACCTCACAGGGGACACCGGCTGAGGGGATGGGGTGGTTCGCCCCACGGACGCGCCCGCGAAGGACATCGGGTCGGCCGCACCGAGGTAGCCGACCGGGGGCTCCCAGAGTTCGGGGACGTCGAGCGGGACGTAGCCGACGGCGGAGGCCTGCGGCGTCGCGCGCGGAACGGTCGGTGCGGCAGGCGCCGCCGTCGGCGCGGACATCGATCTCGCGAAGGGCGCTCGCGCGGGGAGCGCACGCTCGGCGGCCGGACGCTCCGGGACCGGCGGATGCGGCTCCTCGGCGCTGTCGGGCACGCGCGCCATCCGTATCGCCACCACGACGAGGGCGGCGATCGCGACGGCAGTGACGACGAGAACGGGGTTGTCGCGTGCCCAGACGATCAGGTCCATGACGCTTCCTCTTCCGCTACGGCACCCGGGCATCACATGCCCGGATCGTGCCGCGTTCAGAGGGGGGTCGGGTAGCCCGTCAGACGTGACACATGAGGTGTACAGGGGAAGACTACTCCCCCGCCCGGCCCCGGCGAGGATCTGGCGCGATCGATTCCGAACCGAGATGAACGGCGGACCCCGATTGTTCGGGACCGGGGTCCGCCGCGCAAGAGCCTTCGCGGGGACCTTGCACGGCTCATCATGCTCGACGGTTCCCGGGGTCGGCTCTGTGGACACGGTGAATTCGCCCGGGGATTCACCCGCAGAACGGATGCGGAGAACTGCTCAATCGGAAACACCCCGTTCATCAACCATCTCTAGTGTTCGGCGCATGGCACACGCACCGATCAAGGCCGTCATCCCCGCAGCGGGGCTCGGGACCCGCTTCCTGCCCGCGACCAAGGCGATGCCGAAGGAGATGCTGCCGGTCGTCGACAAGCCCGCGATCCAGTACGTGGTCGAGGAGGCGGTGGCCGCGGGCAGCGACGACGTGCTGGTCATCGTCGGACGCAACAAGAACGCCTTGGCCAACCATTTCGACCGCGTCGCGGAGCTCGAGCACACGCTGGAGCGGAAGGGCGACGCCGCCAAGCTGGAGAAGGTCATGCAGGCCAGCCGGCTCGCCGATGTGCACTTCGTGCGCCAGGGCGACCCGCTCGGGCTCGGCCACGCCGTGCTGCGCGCCCGCAAGCACGTGGGTCACGAGACGTTCGCCGTCCTCCTCGGCGACGACCTGATCGACGCCCGCGATGTGCTGCTCGCGCGGATGATCGAGGTGTCCCAGGCGCGTTCGGCGACCGTCGTCGCTTTGATGGAGGTCGATCCTTCGCAGATCCACCTCTACGGCTGCGCGGCCGTCGCCCCCACAGCGGAGGACGATGTCGTGACCATCACCGGCCTCGTCGAGAAGCCATCGGCCGCCGACGCGCCCAGCAACCTCGCCGTCATCGGACGCTACGTGCTCAAGCCTGAGATCTTCGACGTGCTCGAGGAGACCGCGCCGGGCAAGGGCGGAGAGATCCAGCTCACCGATGCTCTGGAGGCACTGGCCGAGGACGAGAGCATCGGCGGACCGGTTCTGGGAGTCGTCTTCCGTGGCCGCCGATACGACACAGGAGATCGGCTCGACTACATCAAGTCGAACGTGCAGCTCGCCCTCGACCGCCCCGATCTCGGCCCCGACCTGGCGGAGTGGATCAAGGAGCTCGCCACCAGCCTCTGAAGCGACGTCGGCGATCGCAGCGGAGATTCACATGCGCATCGATGCACGAGAACGGGCAGAGTAGAACAACACACCCGAACCCTCCGGAAGGCACGGCATGACCGACGCGCGTCCAGACTCCCCCGATGACTCGCAGGCGGGCTCCAGCCCGTTCGATGAGCTGATGCGCCCGTCCCCGGGTGACGAAGGCAACACGTTCTCGGTGGGATTCCGAGGCTACGACCGTCACGAGGTCGACACGGCGATCTCCGAGCTGACGAACCGCCTGCAGCGCACCACGGCGGAGCTCGGTACGGCCGAGGCGCGTCAGCGGGACACCCTCGACCGGCTGCGAGAGGAACAGCAGGCGGAGATCGAACGCCTCGTCGCCGAGACCGAGGAGTCCGTGAACCGGGTCCGCGAGGAGCAACGCGAGCAGGCGACGCGCCTCGAGGCCGATCTCCAGACGGCGACGGCGCAGATCTCCGAAGCCGAAGCGCGCATCGCGGCCCTCACCGCTCAGCTCGTCGAGCGTCCGGACGGCGAAGAGGGGGCGGATGCCCAGGCGCCGGCCGACCCGTCGACGCGCGATCAGTTCGAGGCCGTCCTTCGCGTCGCCGAGGAGCAGGCGAGCCTCATCGTGCAGAACGCAGCCGCACAGGCCGAGCGCCTGCTCGAGGCCGCACGTGAAGAGGTCGCGACCCAACGCGCCCAGGCTCAGGCGGACATCTCCCGCATCCAGGCGCAGGCCCAGCACGATGCCGACCAGGTGCGTCTACGGATCGATACCGAGTACACGGCGCACGAGGCGACCATCCAGCGCGAAGCGGCGCACGCCGCTGAAAAGCTCGCGCAGGCGGAGCGAGAGGCCGAGACCATCCGGTCGGAGGCGGAGAAGGGCGCCGCGGCACTGCGAGCCATGGTGACGCGCGAGACGGCGCAGCTGCGCAGCGACACCGAACGCGACGTCCGCGAGATGAACGCACGGCTGCTGGAGTTCGAGGAGACGCTGACCCGCCGTCAGGATGACGCGCAGCAGGAGTTCCTCGTCCTGCACAACCAGGCGGTCGCCCACGCCGAGCGCATCACCTCCGACGCGAACGACCAGGTCGCCGCCTCCCTCGAGCACGCGCAGCGCATCTCCGCGAAGGCGGACGACTACGAGAGGCTCATGCGGGCCCAGGCCGCGCAGATCGAAGCGGACGCACATGTGCGTGCGCAGGAGAACCTCGACCGCGCGCGCACCAAGGCGCACAAGATCGTCTCCACCGTCATCGACCATTCCACCGCCGTCCTGCGCGATGCCGAGGACCGGACGCGCGCGCTGCGCTGGCAGCAGCAGCAGCTCACGAGCTTCATGTCGGAGGTGCGCGAGCTGATCCGCCCGGAAGGCGTGCTGACCGCGGCGGTCGGCGCGGACGAAGCGACAGCCGAGTCAGATCACGGCGACGGCGACGGCGACCCCGAGCGGGAGAGCGAACACGCCTGAGTGGAATTGCTCAGATCAATGAATCTCCTGTGTTCCATGTGATTGAATTCAACTGAGTGGTCGCTCCCCGCGAAGGCCCGATCACTCGCACCCGAGCTGGGGCCCCGGCCAAATGCTCATACCCCCCTCCCCGGCATCGCCGAGGAGGGGGGTTCTGCGTTTCCCGATCAGCGCGTGAGCACCGCGGCGGCGACGAGGGCGACGACGCCTGCGGCGAGCAGGGCGACACCGATGTAGAGGGACCAATGCGGACGCTGCGAGAGCTTGCGGTGCAAGCGGCGCCGGCGGCGGGCACGCGCCTTCGCCTCGCGGTCGCGTACGGCAGCCTGACGGGGTCCGGCGCTCGAGCGATATCCTGAGCGCGAGTACGGTGCCTGCATGCGTCCTCCCAAGGACTGAACGGTTGGAGCCGGGGGACCGTCGAGACGCCGGAGCATCAGAGTCGGGAGCTCCCTCATCCGCCGGCCTTCCCCGAAGATACCCACGCATGTTTTCCTGCAGGTTGCGGCTGAGTACTTTCCCGTCGCCGATCACGACCCACCCCCGGCGACGGGCAGAATGCGACAAAGGAGAGAGGCCGCGATGGGCGCATCGGCAGGCGGGGGCTTCTCCGTCGAAGACGGACTGCTCGACCACCTCGACACCGGGATCGCGATCTTCGACCCCGAGGGTCGTCTGCGTGCGGCCAACGCCGCCGCACACCGCTATGCGCGGCTGCAGGGCGTGGACCTGGACGATGTCGATCTGGCGCGCTCCCTCCGCGAGAGCCCGCCCGGATTCGATATCGACGATGCGCCCTTGCGCGCGGATCAGTCGGTCATCCTCGCCGCGGCGGAAGGCCGCGAGGCGCAGCGCACGGTATGGGCCGGACCCGTCGACCGGCGCCGAGCGCTACGCAAGTCGTCTCATCGGATCACGTCGCCCACGACCGGACTCGAGGGAACGGCGCTGCTCACCCGGGACGTCTCACGGCGCGCCCACCACGACCGACTGCCGCATGACTTCCTCGCCTCGACCTCGCACGAGCTGCGAAACCCGCTGACCCCAATCGTGGGGCATCTCGAACTTCTCACCGACGACATCGCCCGAGGCGAATCGAACGCATCGGCGCGCCTCGAGATCCTGCGTCGCAACGTCGACCGGATCATCCATCGCCTCGACGAGCTCCTGCTCGTCGAACACCTCGCTCCGCGGCTGGTCCTGACCCCGTGCGATGCCGCCCTCATCGTCGAGGATGCGGTCGCGGCACGTGCCTCGGACGCGTCCGCACACGAGATCCGCATCCTCGTCGATGTCGTCCCGACTCCGGTAAACGCGGACGCGAACCGCCTGCGGATGGCCATCGAGGCCCTCATCGGCAACGCCGTCAGGTTCGCTCCGCGCGGCTCAATTGTCACCGTGGCGCTCACCTCCGACGCCTCCACGGGGCTGGCCGACATCACGGTGATCGACGAAGGACCCGGATTCCGCCCCTCCGAGCTCGCCAGGGTCTTCGAGCCCTTCCACCGCGGTCGCGACGCTCGGGCCAACGCGGTACCGGGCCTCGGGCTCGGACTCGCCGTCGCGCGTGCGATCGCGCACGCCCACGGTGGTGCCATCGACATCGTCAGCGAGCCGGGATCGGGCGCGGTCGTGACGCTCACCGTGCCCGTCGACCATCGGTGAGGGCATTCTCACGGCCGTGCCCTTCCGCCCCGGCGACCGCCCGTGGTTTACTCCTTCCGAGCGCCCGCTCCCCGCGAAGGCCCGAGCGCTCGCATCCCGTAACGGCCCCTCGCCATCGCCGGCGAGGGGCCGTTCTTGCTCACGCGCGACGCGCGGTGCGCGCGCCTTTCATACGTTTCACATAATCGAAACACAGGCAGCGTCCCCAGAGCGGCTCGGTCCCCTAGCGTGAGCGGAGTGAATCGCCCGGTTCACTCCCTCTCCCGGAGCACGACGATGCCTGCGCGCCTGCCCACGCCCTCGCACCGACCTAGGTACGCACTAGGGTGGGGCCGTGCCGAACCCGACCGACGGATCGCGCGGCAGGCTTCTCGACGCCGCCGAGGCGCTGCTCCGGGAAGACCCCGACCGGTCTCTGTCGATGCGCGCGGTGTGCTCCCGCGCCGGCGTACAGCTGCCCACGCTCTATCACTTCTTCGAGAGCAAGCAGGGACTGCTCGACGCGCTCGTCGAGCGCGGTTTCGCTCGCTTCGCACGTCTCCTCGACGAGATCCCGTCGCCGGCGGCGACGGGATCACCGGCAGCGATCTGGGACGCGCACCTCGCCTTCGCCGTCGAGCATCCGGCGCTCTTCACCTTGATGAGCGGACACGTCCGTTCCGACTCCCCGCGCAGTGGAGACGACATCGCGGAATCGGTCATCCGGCGCCTCCTGCGCGAGGAGGCTGCGGCGGGCGGGCTCGCCGTATCGGCGGACGAGGCGGCGTGGCGTCTCAGGACGGCGGCCACGGGGGCGGCTCTCTCCGCCATCGCAGATCCTGCCGCATCCGAGCGCTATGCCGATGCTGCGCGCGATGCACTGGTCGCGGCGATGACGCGTTCGACGGATCGGTCGTCCCCCGCCGCTTCGATCGGTGCACACGCCGGTGCACTGCAGGCAGCGCTGACCGGTGCAGCCGCAGAGGTGCTGGAGCCCGCCGAGCGCGCCTTGCTCGAGCTCTGGCTGGCGCGATTGTCCCTGCCGCCGACGTGACCTCCGCCGGCGACAGCCGATGAGTTCCGCGGCAGCGGGTTGGTTCTCCGCCCTGTCCGCCGGCGACATCACGGCACTGTCGGCCTTCCTCGCGCCCGAGGCGGAACTGATCGGCCCGGACGGTCGGCGCGTGCGCGGTAGCGACCGCGTGCTCCGCTGGCTCATGGACGCGGCCTCGCCCGCCGACGCGCGACTGCGCGTCGGCACCGTCACCCACGCGTACGGCATCGCGGCCGCCACCCTCAGCGTGGAGATCCTGTTGGCCGACGGAGAGCACATGACCGAGCGCGGGGTCATGGCGGTGACGGTCGGGCGGCGCGGGGTGCGCCGCGTGGTCATCGACGACGAGAATGTCTATATCAGTGATACATAACTGCACATAACGGTTAAGTTTTATTTCCATCCGGTTTCTCCGCGCCCGTCGTGCGAGAGCGGTCCCTAGCCTCGGACGCGGACCGCGCGGATACGCGGTTCGACCCGACACCCTTCCTCGCATCGGAGAACCGTGAGAACACGTCTGTCCTCGCGCGCTCGATGGCTCGCGCTCACCGCGACCATCGTCACGCCCGTCATCGCCCTCACCTGCGCACCATCCGCCGCGTTCGCCGCGCCGTCCGACGCCCCTCTCGCCTCAGGCGAGGACTGGTCGGTCACCCGCGCACCGGGCGGATACCTCGTCACCGTCGATCTCGACGAGCCGCTGCCCATCGTCAGCGACGCGCCGACGCTCGTCGCCGACGGAGAGACGCTCGGATTCGCCACCGAATCCGCCGACGGGCTCTCGCTCAGTCTGTTCACAACGGATGCGACCGTGACCCGCGCCGCCGACATCGACAAGGGCTGGGCATCCGCCGACATCGACAAGGCAGCCGAGCAGCCCGCCCCGGAACGCGTCGATGAGCCGACGAACGACGAACTCGTCGAGCAGATGAGCCGGATGGCGCCGCTCGCCGCGACCGCCGACCCCGCCGATCCCGGCACCTATGCGGTCACCGAGGCCGAGTACGACTTCGGCGACCGTGCCGTTCCCCTCGCGGGGATCTCCGGCATCCGCGGCGAGATGACCGGAAAGATGTACCTCACCGACGCACCCGGTGAGCGTCCGACGGTCATCCTGCTGCACGGCCGTCACACCTCCTGCTCCACGGGCACCGCGAACCCGCTGCGCTGGCCCTGCGGCCCGAACCAGGTGAACGTGCGCAGCTACCAGGGCTACGAGGGCACCGGACGCGCGCTCGCATCGCACGGTTACAACGTGCTCTCCATCGCCGCGAACGCCGTCAACTCGAACGACAACCAGCTGGCATTGGACTACGGCGCCCAGGCCCGCGGACAGCTCATCCTCGACACCCTCGGCATGCTCGAGAAGGCGAACTCGGGCGCCGCCGTCGTCTTCGACGATGTCTCATGGCCTGCTGAAGACGGGACGGTGACCCGCACCTCGCGCACCCTCGACGAGGCGCTCAGCTACGCGACCACGCGTCGGGACGCTCCCGCCGCGGCAGGCGGCGTCAGCGCCGCCTCGCTCGCCGGCCGCTTCGACCTCGACACGGTGGGCATCATGGGCCACTCGCGCGGTGGTGAAGGTGCGACCTCGGCCGTCACTCTCAACCAGGGTCTCGCCGACCCCTACGGCATCGTGTCGGTTCTGCCACTGGCGCCCGTCGACTTCGGGCGCATGACGGTCCCCGATGTGCCCATGGCCGTGTTCCTCCCGTACTGCGACGGCGACGTCAGCAACCAGCAGGGCCAGCACATGGTCGACGACTCGCGCGGTGCGTTCGGCGACAACGTGATGCGCTCGGCCGTGTGGGTCATGGGCGCCAACCACAACTTCTTCAACACCGTGTGGACGCCGGGCATGTACCCCTACGCGACCGGCGACGACTGGAGCACGAGCGACCGCACGTCCTCCTGCCGCACCGCGGATCCGTCGCGGCTCACCGCCTCGCAGCAGTACCGGGTCGGCGTTTCGTACATGACCGGGTTCTTCCGTCTGACGATGGGCGGCGAGTCCCAGTTCCGGTCGCTGTTCGACGGCTCCGCCACCCCGTCGACGACCGCGACCTCCTACGCGGACGTGCGCATCATGGCGTCGCAGCCCAGCTCGGCGACGACGATGCTGACCGACTTCACGCGCAGCAGCACGCTTGTGCGCACGGCGGGCAACGCTTCGGCCCAGGTCTGCGCGAACGCGGAGACCGCCTCCTCGATCGCTCCGTCCGTCCCGTACTGCACCCCTCGCACGGTCGGCACCGCGCGGGTGCCGCACTGGACGCCGGTGCGGTTCGGACTGAATGTGCCCGCATACCCCGTCACCCGCGTGACGTGGACCGGTTCGACCACGAATCCGGCAGCGGTCAGCAACGGACAGCTGCTCGTCACGGTGCCCGAGGGATCGCGCAACGTGTCCTCGCACACGCAGCTCACCCTCAAGGCGGCACCGGATCTGTCGGTCGCCAGCGGCACCGACTTCACGATCACCGTCGCCGACGGCTCGGGCCGCACCTTCACCCGCACCGCGTCGGAGATCAACCCGTTCGCCGTGAACCGCCTGCCGGGCGGCACACACACCTCTCTGAACAAGATCGTGCTGCAGCAGCTGACGATCCCGACGGCGGAGATGACCGACATCGATCTGACCGACGTGCGAGAGGTGCGCATCGGCGCGAGCGTGGGTGCGGACGCCACGGGCGCCGGAGGCCTCTACCTCTCCGACCTCGCCTTCGACACTCCTACGTCCACCCCCGCGAAGGTCGCGACCCGCACCACGGTGAACGTGGCCGGCACGGTCGTGGAGGAGGGCAAGGCCGCCGACACCCGGGAGATCGCCGTCTACCTGAACCGCGCCGAATCGTCGACGGTCACGGCGTGGGTGAGCTTCGTGCCCACGTCCGGCCCGGTCTCCGCCGCCGTCCAGGGCGTGCGTTTCGCCCCGGGTGAGACGTGCACGGTCGTCGAGGTGCCCATCGCCGGCAACATCCTGCCCTCGACCACGCCGTCGACCGCGATCACGGTCAGCGCGACGAACACAACCGGCGCGGTCATGGGTGCGAGCGCGTTCAACACGCTCACCGTCCGCGAGGACGACGGCGTGACCGGCTCGCTGCCGGCTCTGCCGGAGGCAGGTGTGCAGGGCGACGCATGCGCCGAGTTCGAAGCGTCCCGCACCGCGGGCGCGCTCACCGCGTCGGCCACCGAGCTGGCTCCCGGCGCCGAGCTGACGCTCACCGCGACCGGCTACCGTGTCGGCGAGTCGGTGCAGTTCACCTTCGCCGGCACGGAGGCAGCCACAGCGACCGCAGCCGCTGACGGAACCGCGTCGGCGACGTTCACGATCGCCGACGACCAGCCGCTCGGCTCGCAGACGGCACGCGCGATCGGTGCGGGTTCGGCGCGCCTGCAGGAGGCGACGGTCGACGTCCTCACCCCCACGACGACGACGCTCTCGCTCGCCGAAGGCACCTCGCTCGTCGAAGGCGCGGAGCTGACGTTCATCGCGAAGATCGACGGCGCCGCGACCGAGGGCACCGTGACCTTCACCGACGGTGGCGCGGCGGGCGGCGGAGCGGGATCCACCGCTCCGACCGCAGCGGCGGGGGCTCTGCTGGGCAGCGTCGAGGTCGTGGACGGCGTCGCGCGACTCACGCTCCCGGATGGCCTCTCGGCGGGCTCGCACGCGGTGGTCGCCGTGTTCGGCCGCACGGCGATCGCCGCGGAATCCCGTTCCGAGCCGCTCACGTTCACGCTCGCCGCAGCGCCCGTGACCGAGGAGCCCGGCACCGGCGGCGAGCCGTCCACCCCGGGCACCGGCGGCGAGCCGTCCACCCCGGGCACCGGCGGCGAGCAGCCCATCACCGGAGCACCGGCCGCGGCTCCCGCGGACCGCGGCGACCTCGCCCTCACGGGTGGCGAGATCGCGAGCTGGGCGCTCCTGGCCGGCGGTAGCCTGCTCGCGCTCGGCGCCGCACTGCTGGTCGCCCGACGACGAGCAGGGGCGCGCGCGGACTCCTGACGTCAGCGAAGAGGGGCGTCGCCGATCCGGCGGCGCCCCTCTTCGTGCTCTCGCGGCGGTTTCACGCCTGCGCGATGACGACGGCCAGCACCATGTCGGACTCGACCGTCGTGGCGGTGACCTCGAGGTCGGGCACGTAGGTCTCGCGCAGGCGATCCGAGCTCTGCGCGAACCGCTTCCGGATCTCGTCCGACGCCACATCCGGTGTCGCGACAGGGCACACCATCGCCACCCGACCGGGGCCGATGAGGCCCACCTCGGCGTCGTCCGCGAACGTCCGCGTGCAGGCGACGACAAGCGCTGTGTTGACCTCGTCGATGTACTCCTGGCCGAAGGACTCGCGGATCAGCTCCAGTTCGTCGACGGTCACCACCCGCCAGGAGACGGCGCCGTGCTCGGCGAGGATCGCCCTGGCGCGGGCGGCCAGTCGGTCGCGCGTGCCCACCTGTTGGACCCGACGGCTGGCGCGTTCGTCTCGGGCGGCGGCCAGCACGCCGAAAGCAAGGAGGATCACCGCGAGCACCCCCGCGATCGTGGTGGGACCTGTGGCGAAGAACTGGGCGTAGATCCCGTCGTACAGACCGTCGATCGCCAGGAAGATCACGCGGCCGACGGAGTAGAGCGCGTAGCCGATCATCGTCGCCGCGATCGCCAACGTGCCGCTCGTGTCGCGTGCGCGGCCGGTGCGCGCCTCGATCGCCGTCAGCGTGCAGCCCGCGATCAGCAGAAGGATCTTGATCCCCGACGACACCGTCTCAGACAGCAGGATGCTGCACACGAACATCGCGACGCCGCCCGCGATCACGACCCACAGCCGCCACGGCCGCCTGTCGTTGAGCGCGCCGACAGCCACCCACAACAGGGCCGGCGCCAACACCATGGCGGCGTCGCCGGCGGCGAGGGTCCACACCGCCTGCTCGAGCGAGAAGTAGATGACGTAGAGAAGGCTGGAGAACACGGCGAACACCGCGGAGGCGGTGGCGATCCCCAGGAAGGACCCGGAGCGATACGAGGGCCCTCTCACCCAGAGGAACGCCGCGAGGACGACGAACGTCGCCACGATGCTCACACCCACCAGCGGCAGACCGGTCATCGCGTTCATGCGCGTCCCTTCCGCCGCAGGATGAGAACGCCATGCTACGCGGGGCAGGGCCGGGCGTCAGTCGAAGACGGAGAACCCCGTTGCGTCACCGCCGGCGCAGCGGCCGGAAACTGGGGATGGGGATCGGCTTGCTGATCGGGCTCGCCGGCTCCGGCACGGCGGCGCCGAAGCGCTCCTCGAACTCCCGCCGCACGTCTTCCTCGAAGTAATCCGCGTCATCGCGGAGATCGTCGTGCTCCTTGATACCCATGACCGCCTCCTGCTGCGATCACGGTAGGTCGGCGGATGCGGCATGCCCCGGGGGTTGCGTATCCGCGACGACCCGTCTACTCGCGCGCGCTCGCGCCCATGGCGGCGACCGCGTGCGCGAGCAGCGGCCGAGGCATCGCGAGCACGAGCCGAAGGAATCCGGGAGCCGCGCACAGCGCGCCGTCGGTCAGCACGACCCCTGCGCGCTCGCGGAAGAAGTCCGCGGGGGTGTCCGGCAGCGCGAGGCCGCGCGTGTCGAGCCACGCGAGGTAGGTCCCTTCGGGCGGCGTGTACCGCACCTCGGGCAGATGCTCGGCGAGCAGATCGACCAGCAGCATCCGATTGCCGTCGAGGTACTCGATCGTCTGGGCGAGCCAGGGCTCTCCCTCCTCGTAAGCGGCGATGGATGCGACGACGCCGAGAGTGGATGCGCCGTGCACGTGAGCGAAACCCACGCGCCGGTAGATGTCGTCGTCGTTCTGGTTCGACGTGATGAGCTGCGCGGCCTTGACCCCCGGGATGTTCCACGCCTTCGACGCGCTCGTGCCGGTGACGGTGTGCGCGGCGGTGGCCTCGGAGAGGGACGCGTACGGCACGTGGGCGACACCGCGGTACCGCAGCGGCGCGTGGATCTCGTCGGCGAAGACCCGGCCGCCGTGGCGTTCGACCACGTCGGCGATCCGGGTGAGCTCTTCCCGGGTGAGGACGGAGCCGGTCGGATTGTGCGGGTTGCACAGCACGAGCGTGCGCGCGCCGGCGGAGAACGCGGCGTCGATGCCGTCGAGGTCGTGCTCCCACCGCCCCGACACCACGCGACCGGGCACCGGGATCACCGGGTGTCCGATCGCAGGCAGGTAGGTGAGGAACGGCATGTAGGCGGGCGTGGGAACGATGACCGGTGACCCGGCGGGCGCGAACGTGCGGACCGCGACGCCCAGCGCCGCCATCACGTCGGCGACGGGGTGCACGCGCTCGGGCGCGATGCTCCAGCCGTAAGCGCGCCGCATCCATCCCGCCGTCGCCTTCGCCATCCGCTCGGCGAGCGCCGGCGACAGATACCCGAGCGTCTCCTCCTCGACCGCGCGGTGCAGTGCCGCACTCACCACCGGCGCGGTGCCGAAGTCCATCTCGGCCACCCATGCGCCGATCTTGCCCGGATGCAGACTCCACTTGCGACTCTCCGGGCGATCGAGCGTCTCGCGGCCGCGTTCGTCGTAGGGATGTGTCACAGATCCGACGCTACCGGTGGCGTGCGCTCGACGTGCCCGGGATGCCGTATTCTGTCATTCAAGCAAGGGGAGTACTCCCGCTCGCGGTCGGCTCGTCAATACGGATCCAACGTCGGATCCCGGGCCGCCGGTCCCGACCAGCATCGGGGCGGAGGAGACCTTGGCGTCATGACCGTACGCCCACCCCTTGGAGTTCTCCGTGAACGTCACCCCCGTCATCTGGCTCATCACGATCGCGATCACGATCGCCTTCTTCGTCTTCGAGTTCTTCGTGCACGTGCGCAAGCCGCACGCCCCCACCATCCGCGAATCCGCCGTCTGGTCGGTCTTCTACATCGGCCTGGCGCTGCTGTTCGGCGTCGGGATCGGCATGGTGTCGGGCTGGACCTTCGGCGGCGAGTACTTCGCCGGCTACCTGACGGAGAAGGCGCTGTCGATCGACAACCTCTTCGTGTTCCTCATCATCATGACGGGCTTCGCCGTGCCCAAGGAGTACCAGCAGAAGGTGCTCATGATCGGCATCGTGATCGCGCTCATCATGCGCGGCGCGTTCATCGCGCTGGGCGCCACCCTCATCGAGAACTATTCCTGGGTGTTCTACATCTTCGGCGCGTTCCTGCTCTACCTGGCCTGGCAGCAGGCGTTCTCGAGCCACGAGTCCGACCCCTCGAACGGGCGGATCGTGCGGTTCATGCGCCGCATCCTCCCGGTTCACAACGAGTACCACGGCGACCGACTGACCGTGAAGATCGACGGCAAGCGCTTCGTCACCCCCCTGCTCCTGACGATCGTCGCCGTGGGCTTCATCGACCTGGTCTTCGCCCTCGACTCGATCCCCGCGATCTACGGACTCACGCAGGAGGCGTACATCGTCTTCACCGCCAACGCGTTCGCCCTGATGGGCCTGCGCCAGCTCTTCTTCCTGATCGGCGGACTGTTGGAGCGCCTCGTCTACCTGGCTCAGGGCCTCGCCGTCATCCTGGCCTTCATCGGCGTGAAGCTCGTCTTCCACGCACTCCACGTCAACGAGCTGCCGTTCATCAACGGCGGCGAGCACATCGACTGGGTCCCCGAGATCCCGATCTGGTTCTCGCTGCTGTTCATCGGTGCGACGATCG is drawn from Microbacterium binotii and contains these coding sequences:
- the galU gene encoding UTP--glucose-1-phosphate uridylyltransferase GalU, with product MAHAPIKAVIPAAGLGTRFLPATKAMPKEMLPVVDKPAIQYVVEEAVAAGSDDVLVIVGRNKNALANHFDRVAELEHTLERKGDAAKLEKVMQASRLADVHFVRQGDPLGLGHAVLRARKHVGHETFAVLLGDDLIDARDVLLARMIEVSQARSATVVALMEVDPSQIHLYGCAAVAPTAEDDVVTITGLVEKPSAADAPSNLAVIGRYVLKPEIFDVLEETAPGKGGEIQLTDALEALAEDESIGGPVLGVVFRGRRYDTGDRLDYIKSNVQLALDRPDLGPDLAEWIKELATSL
- a CDS encoding cell division initiation protein, which translates into the protein MTDARPDSPDDSQAGSSPFDELMRPSPGDEGNTFSVGFRGYDRHEVDTAISELTNRLQRTTAELGTAEARQRDTLDRLREEQQAEIERLVAETEESVNRVREEQREQATRLEADLQTATAQISEAEARIAALTAQLVERPDGEEGADAQAPADPSTRDQFEAVLRVAEEQASLIVQNAAAQAERLLEAAREEVATQRAQAQADISRIQAQAQHDADQVRLRIDTEYTAHEATIQREAAHAAEKLAQAEREAETIRSEAEKGAAALRAMVTRETAQLRSDTERDVREMNARLLEFEETLTRRQDDAQQEFLVLHNQAVAHAERITSDANDQVAASLEHAQRISAKADDYERLMRAQAAQIEADAHVRAQENLDRARTKAHKIVSTVIDHSTAVLRDAEDRTRALRWQQQQLTSFMSEVRELIRPEGVLTAAVGADEATAESDHGDGDGDPERESEHA
- a CDS encoding sensor histidine kinase is translated as MGASAGGGFSVEDGLLDHLDTGIAIFDPEGRLRAANAAAHRYARLQGVDLDDVDLARSLRESPPGFDIDDAPLRADQSVILAAAEGREAQRTVWAGPVDRRRALRKSSHRITSPTTGLEGTALLTRDVSRRAHHDRLPHDFLASTSHELRNPLTPIVGHLELLTDDIARGESNASARLEILRRNVDRIIHRLDELLLVEHLAPRLVLTPCDAALIVEDAVAARASDASAHEIRILVDVVPTPVNADANRLRMAIEALIGNAVRFAPRGSIVTVALTSDASTGLADITVIDEGPGFRPSELARVFEPFHRGRDARANAVPGLGLGLAVARAIAHAHGGAIDIVSEPGSGAVVTLTVPVDHR
- a CDS encoding TetR/AcrR family transcriptional regulator, which produces MPNPTDGSRGRLLDAAEALLREDPDRSLSMRAVCSRAGVQLPTLYHFFESKQGLLDALVERGFARFARLLDEIPSPAATGSPAAIWDAHLAFAVEHPALFTLMSGHVRSDSPRSGDDIAESVIRRLLREEAAAGGLAVSADEAAWRLRTAATGAALSAIADPAASERYADAARDALVAAMTRSTDRSSPAASIGAHAGALQAALTGAAAEVLEPAERALLELWLARLSLPPT
- a CDS encoding nuclear transport factor 2 family protein, encoding MSSAAAGWFSALSAGDITALSAFLAPEAELIGPDGRRVRGSDRVLRWLMDAASPADARLRVGTVTHAYGIAAATLSVEILLADGEHMTERGVMAVTVGRRGVRRVVIDDENVYISDT